In Nothobranchius furzeri strain GRZ-AD chromosome 18, NfurGRZ-RIMD1, whole genome shotgun sequence, a single genomic region encodes these proteins:
- the rab11fip5a gene encoding rab11 family-interacting protein 1 isoform X1: MSSLTVEEDQRWAPTHVQVTVQRGRSLRGKGKHGTSDVYTIIQLGKEKYSTGVAEKTTEPEWHEECSFELQPGVLESRERSGYPAGSNELVLTVMHRALMGLDVFLGQAVIQLDKAFLETRCVKNQWYRLNSKTGKKEKERGDIQVTIQFTRNNLTASMYDLVMKDKGTSTFSKLKERMKGKRRPSDEDTSSAVLPGGYGSLYRMRQRLPSDGGGEEDYEDDEGGEVRRSKMRTFFLRGKLRKSSDTRSSTSLGSESSESSSRGGSLSPTAGISVVVSDLSNSPSNSSNFTADNSPEHPTNISPKSSSLKCEIGEVTITVPQPVVCVNGSHVYSVQPPDQGSGKPTDSLGLGLLQKSLPLSVSLQNLSTRACTDLPKGLVGEGRRWSYDRAGEEEKAAIAAALEKSGPILGVEDRAVLPKAASSSSSSKAESESQGKKQRKNLFSHGRSESGGKSQSQFKDESEQVSAATEERHKGWFGSKDPHSKPSLEVSTKLEPSTVPHPPPLPPSHHPSGPSIDSSSVVSALHHTNPFCHPQTTPPPVSPCNPFYSIQQQNPFYVDILTSQPLKTSLPPLPLLSSSRPPITQLFPQLGNPNPVLTYANPADSDTNREVLSKAEKRPLPPAAMERNEPVLKKLSYPVTSVMEPEPNWEESFDAFAAGRLQCAADLTTERRTQHYTLTDRPLERYCNENTLHTIVAADENINVNDSLNHLSEAPAVPSRAKGNNTHHFDTFSLFLETIPEHRSFESEDLTSNFPPEFSKRTETRQNSKGSTDSEVNPAAFHSLLTISPDPSSSGLGSSAEDDGLSVFSSQSDKFSASSSEEAEKSALRFESFSESAVVRNVATSEPENGIAGKSGDVLLDDEGHRGTATPEATAVAHPKRRTEEEGKETWALYSSSLLELQPESISSSRSDTWEGSVSGKDLSKDFSVGDGEIPGTTLPSLCITTSSPDATQDLLDISDWNPGSPVPLNLFGDPLNVSFITNSPGKDFSTNLLSDQSSSSFLQSLYLSADSQQYQTCDSHPSSEFFSTAELNETLHSANSTLVGEFSNIQTNSALDMAANISQRGEFEGSQREPPETGLTVGAGLLILPAPSDSCTSCKPKSLSKGRVETQHGVLAEMFSNCLQKHNATLHRSNSEGTLAGVFDQLLLPSFGSDPTSMQASSLFQPDPDLPCLTSFAPSLTPKNSSSPVALSALSPPAKISAAEPLRPTQGTSPKPEPEEIEPRRLKAANQQSSPHPVKPLTTAMLAEEKRSVLATGLEKLKSTIHPGRSSQITEPETDRKKSLTEGAGSYYHLTHIELVSLLVQREAELEHQKAEFERQKLLLAKREVELKKLKPQVKDLEDYIDTLLVRIMEQKPTLLQVRSKLK, encoded by the exons GTGGTACAGGCTGAACTCTAAGACGGGAAAAAAGGAGAAGGAGCGGGGAGACATTCAGGTGACTATTCAGTTCACCAGGAACAACCTGACAGCCAGCATGTACGACCTCGTCATGAAGGACAAGGGAACCTCCACATTTAGCAAGCTAAAGGAGCGCATGAAGGGGAAGAGGAGACCCAGCGACGAGGACACCTCTTCTGCTGTCCTCCCAGGTGGATACGGGTCTCTGTACCGGATGCGCCAAAGACTGCCGAGTGACGGAGGAGGGGAGGAGGATTATGAGGACGATGAGGGGGGCGAGGTCCGGCGGAGCAAGATGAGAACCTTCTTTTTGAGGGGAAAACTGCGTAAATCATCAGACACTCGCTCCAGCACTTCTCTGGGctcagagagcagtgagtcctcaTCCCGCGGCGGGAGCCTCAGTCCCACAGCCGGTATCAGCGTAGTGGTGTCAGACCTGTCCAACTCCCCCAGCAACAGCAGCAACTTCACAGCGGACAACAGTCCAG AGCACCCAACCAACATTTCACCCAAGTCGTCCTCTCTCAAGTGTGAGATTGGCGAGGTCACCATTACAGTGCCTCAGCCtgtcgtgtgtgtgaatggaagcCATGTGTACAGCGTCCAGCCCCCGGACCAAGGCTCAGGAAAACCTACAGATTCTTTAGGCCTGGGACTGCTGCAGAAGTCGCTGCCTCTGTCTGTTTCTCTGCAGAACCTCAGCACTCGGGCCTGTACAGACCTCCCCAAGGGCCTTGTGGGAGAGGGCCGACGCTGGTCTTATGACAGGGCTGGTGAGGAGGAGAAAGCTGCCATAGCAGCAGCCCTGGAGAAAAGTGGTCCCATTCTGGGTGTCGAGGACCGGGCTGTTTTACCTAAAGCTGcttcgtcgtcttcctcctccaAGGCGGAGTCAGAGAGCCAGGGGAAAAAGCAAAGGAAGAACCTGTTCTCACATGGGCGGAGTGAGTCTGGAGGAAAGAGCCAGAGTCAGTTCAAGGACGAGTCTGAACAGGTCTCTGCTGCCACTGAGGAGAGACACAAGGGTTGGTTTGGATCCAAAGACCCACACAGCAAACCCAG CCTGGAGGTCTCCACTAAACTAGAGCCCAGCACTGTCCCCCACCCACCACCTCTTCCACCTAGCCATCACCCCTCAGGTCCCTCCATAGATTCTTCCTCTGTGGTTTCTGCACTGCACCACACTAACCCCTTCTGCCATCCACAGACCACGCCCCCTCCCGTGTCTCCCTGCAACCCGTTCTATTCCATTCAGCAGCAAAATCCTTTTTATGTAGATATACTAACTAGCCAGCCCCTAAAGACATCGCTTCCCCCTTTGCCTTTACTTTCCAGCTCGCGGCCCCCCATAACTCAACTCTTTCCACAGCtgggtaaccctaaccctgtcctgACCTACGCTAACCCCGCTGACTCTGATACTAACAGGGAAGTGCTGTCCAAAGCTGAGAAAAGACCTCTTCCTCCAGCTGCCATGGAACGGAACGAGCCTGTTCTTAAGAAGCTGTCATACCCAGTTACATCTGTCATGGAGCCTGAACCCAATTGGGAGGAATCCTTTGATGCGTTTGCGGCCGGCAGGCTGCAGTGTGCCGCTGACCTCACTACAGAACGCAGAACACAGCACTACACACTCACTGACCGTCCGCTGGAACGCTACTGCAATGAAAACACATTACACACCATCGTAGCTGCTGATGAAAACATAAACGTTAATGACTCGCTGAATCATCTTTCCGAGGCACCTGCAGTTCCCAGCAGGGCTAAGGGCAATAACACACATCATTTTGACACTTTTTCACTTTTCCTCGAGACGATCCCGGAGCACAGAAGCTTCGAGAGCGAGGACCTTACTTCAAACTTTCCCCCTGAGTTTTCGAAACGGACTGAAACCCGACAAAACAGCAAAGGTTCAACCGACTCTGAAGTTAATCCTGCAGCCTTTCACTCACTACTGACCATCTCTCCAGACCCTAGTTCCTCGGGCCTCGGCAGTTCAGCAGAAGACGATGGCCTCTCTGTCTTTTCATCCCAGTCTGACAAATTTTCTGCATCCTCTTCTGAGGAAGCTGAAAAAAGTGCCCTCCGGTTTGAGAGTTTCTCTGAGTCAGCTGTTGTAAGAAATGTCGCAACCTCAGAACCTGAAAATGGTATTGCTGGGAAGTCAGGCGATGTGTTGTTAGACGATGAAGGCCACAGGGGGACTGCTACACCTGAGGCAACTGCAGTTGCACATCCAAAGAGACGGACAGAAGAGGAAGGTAAAGAGACTTGGGCCCTCTACAGCTCCAGCCTTCTGGAGCTACAACCAGAATCCATCAGCTCCTCGCGATCTGATACGTGGGAAGGCAGCGTTTCTGGGAAGGATTTGTCTAAGGATTTCAGTGTTGGTGATGGGGAGATTCCTGGGACCACACTACCATCGTTATGCATCACAACTTCATCCCCTGATGCCACGCAGGATTTGTTGGACATATCCGACTGGAATCCTGGTTCTCCTGTACCACTGAACCTCTTTGGCGATCCCCTCAACGTCAGCTTCATCACCAACAGTCCTGGCAAAGACTTCAGCACTAATTTGTTGTCTGATCAGAGTAGCAGCAGCTTTCTACAGAGCCTGTACCTTAGCGCTGACTCTCAACAGTACCAGACCTGCGATTCTCACCCATCCTCCGaattcttcagcacagccgagctGAACGAGACGCTGCACTCTGCCAACTCAACTCTCGTTGGTGAGTTTAGCAACATTCAAACAAACAGTGCATTGGACATGGCAGCTAATATCAGCCAAAGGGGCGAGTTTGAAGGATCCCAGAGAGAACCCCCTGAGACAGGCCTCACAGTGGGGGCTGGATTACTAATCCTGCCTGCACCATCAGACTCTTGTACGAGCTGTAAACCAAAAAGCCTCAGTAAAGGAAGGGTGGAGACTCAGCATGGTGtcttagctgagatgttctctaatTGCCTGCAGAAACATAATGCTACACTACATCGCTCCAACTCTGAGGGAACCCTGGCAGGTGTCTTTGACCAGCTCCTCTTGCCCTCTTTTGGCAGTGATCCCACTTCGATGCAGGCGTCCTCCTTGTTTCAGCCAGACCCTGACCTCCCCTGTCTTACCTCCTTTGCTCCTTCTCTAACTCCTAAAAACAGTAGCTCCCCTGTAGCGCTCTCTGCCCTCTCTCCCCCTGCAAAGATTTCAGCGGCAGAGCCACTCAGGCCAACTCAAGGCACCTCACCAAAACCAGAACCAGAGGAAATCGAGCCGCGGCGGCTGAAAGcagccaaccagcagagcag CCCCCACCCAGTGAAGCCCCTGACGACTGCCATGTTGGCGGAGGAGAAGCGGTCAGTGCTGGCCACTGGCCTGGAGAAGCTCAAGTCCACCATCCATCCAGGGAGGAGCAGCCAGATCACGGAGCCGGAGACGGACAGGAAGAAG TCGCTGACAGAAGGAGCGGGCTCGTACTATCACCTGACTCACATCGAACTGGTTTCCCTGCTGGTGCAACGCGAGGCAGAGCTGGAGCACCAGAAGGCAGAGTTTGAGCGTCAGAAACTTTTGCTGGCTAAGCGGGAAGTGGAGCTGAAGAAGCTGAAGCCACAGGTCAAAGACCTGGAAGACTACATCGACACGCTGCTGGTGCGCATCATGGAGCAGAAGCCGACGCTTCTGCAAGTGCGCTCCAAGCTCAAGTGA
- the rab11fip5a gene encoding rab11 family-interacting protein 1 isoform X3 codes for MYDLVMKDKGTSTFSKLKERMKGKRRPSDEDTSSAVLPGGYGSLYRMRQRLPSDGGGEEDYEDDEGGEVRRSKMRTFFLRGKLRKSSDTRSSTSLGSESSESSSRGGSLSPTAGISVVVSDLSNSPSNSSNFTADNSPEHPTNISPKSSSLKCEIGEVTITVPQPVVCVNGSHVYSVQPPDQGSGKPTDSLGLGLLQKSLPLSVSLQNLSTRACTDLPKGLVGEGRRWSYDRAGEEEKAAIAAALEKSGPILGVEDRAVLPKAASSSSSSKAESESQGKKQRKNLFSHGRSESGGKSQSQFKDESEQVSAATEERHKGWFGSKDPHSKPSLEVSTKLEPSTVPHPPPLPPSHHPSGPSIDSSSVVSALHHTNPFCHPQTTPPPVSPCNPFYSIQQQNPFYVDILTSQPLKTSLPPLPLLSSSRPPITQLFPQLGNPNPVLTYANPADSDTNREVLSKAEKRPLPPAAMERNEPVLKKLSYPVTSVMEPEPNWEESFDAFAAGRLQCAADLTTERRTQHYTLTDRPLERYCNENTLHTIVAADENINVNDSLNHLSEAPAVPSRAKGNNTHHFDTFSLFLETIPEHRSFESEDLTSNFPPEFSKRTETRQNSKGSTDSEVNPAAFHSLLTISPDPSSSGLGSSAEDDGLSVFSSQSDKFSASSSEEAEKSALRFESFSESAVVRNVATSEPENGIAGKSGDVLLDDEGHRGTATPEATAVAHPKRRTEEEGKETWALYSSSLLELQPESISSSRSDTWEGSVSGKDLSKDFSVGDGEIPGTTLPSLCITTSSPDATQDLLDISDWNPGSPVPLNLFGDPLNVSFITNSPGKDFSTNLLSDQSSSSFLQSLYLSADSQQYQTCDSHPSSEFFSTAELNETLHSANSTLVGEFSNIQTNSALDMAANISQRGEFEGSQREPPETGLTVGAGLLILPAPSDSCTSCKPKSLSKGRVETQHGVLAEMFSNCLQKHNATLHRSNSEGTLAGVFDQLLLPSFGSDPTSMQASSLFQPDPDLPCLTSFAPSLTPKNSSSPVALSALSPPAKISAAEPLRPTQGTSPKPEPEEIEPRRLKAANQQSSPHPVKPLTTAMLAEEKRSVLATGLEKLKSTIHPGRSSQITEPETDRKKSLTEGAGSYYHLTHIELVSLLVQREAELEHQKAEFERQKLLLAKREVELKKLKPQVKDLEDYIDTLLVRIMEQKPTLLQVRSKLK; via the exons ATGTACGACCTCGTCATGAAGGACAAGGGAACCTCCACATTTAGCAAGCTAAAGGAGCGCATGAAGGGGAAGAGGAGACCCAGCGACGAGGACACCTCTTCTGCTGTCCTCCCAGGTGGATACGGGTCTCTGTACCGGATGCGCCAAAGACTGCCGAGTGACGGAGGAGGGGAGGAGGATTATGAGGACGATGAGGGGGGCGAGGTCCGGCGGAGCAAGATGAGAACCTTCTTTTTGAGGGGAAAACTGCGTAAATCATCAGACACTCGCTCCAGCACTTCTCTGGGctcagagagcagtgagtcctcaTCCCGCGGCGGGAGCCTCAGTCCCACAGCCGGTATCAGCGTAGTGGTGTCAGACCTGTCCAACTCCCCCAGCAACAGCAGCAACTTCACAGCGGACAACAGTCCAG AGCACCCAACCAACATTTCACCCAAGTCGTCCTCTCTCAAGTGTGAGATTGGCGAGGTCACCATTACAGTGCCTCAGCCtgtcgtgtgtgtgaatggaagcCATGTGTACAGCGTCCAGCCCCCGGACCAAGGCTCAGGAAAACCTACAGATTCTTTAGGCCTGGGACTGCTGCAGAAGTCGCTGCCTCTGTCTGTTTCTCTGCAGAACCTCAGCACTCGGGCCTGTACAGACCTCCCCAAGGGCCTTGTGGGAGAGGGCCGACGCTGGTCTTATGACAGGGCTGGTGAGGAGGAGAAAGCTGCCATAGCAGCAGCCCTGGAGAAAAGTGGTCCCATTCTGGGTGTCGAGGACCGGGCTGTTTTACCTAAAGCTGcttcgtcgtcttcctcctccaAGGCGGAGTCAGAGAGCCAGGGGAAAAAGCAAAGGAAGAACCTGTTCTCACATGGGCGGAGTGAGTCTGGAGGAAAGAGCCAGAGTCAGTTCAAGGACGAGTCTGAACAGGTCTCTGCTGCCACTGAGGAGAGACACAAGGGTTGGTTTGGATCCAAAGACCCACACAGCAAACCCAG CCTGGAGGTCTCCACTAAACTAGAGCCCAGCACTGTCCCCCACCCACCACCTCTTCCACCTAGCCATCACCCCTCAGGTCCCTCCATAGATTCTTCCTCTGTGGTTTCTGCACTGCACCACACTAACCCCTTCTGCCATCCACAGACCACGCCCCCTCCCGTGTCTCCCTGCAACCCGTTCTATTCCATTCAGCAGCAAAATCCTTTTTATGTAGATATACTAACTAGCCAGCCCCTAAAGACATCGCTTCCCCCTTTGCCTTTACTTTCCAGCTCGCGGCCCCCCATAACTCAACTCTTTCCACAGCtgggtaaccctaaccctgtcctgACCTACGCTAACCCCGCTGACTCTGATACTAACAGGGAAGTGCTGTCCAAAGCTGAGAAAAGACCTCTTCCTCCAGCTGCCATGGAACGGAACGAGCCTGTTCTTAAGAAGCTGTCATACCCAGTTACATCTGTCATGGAGCCTGAACCCAATTGGGAGGAATCCTTTGATGCGTTTGCGGCCGGCAGGCTGCAGTGTGCCGCTGACCTCACTACAGAACGCAGAACACAGCACTACACACTCACTGACCGTCCGCTGGAACGCTACTGCAATGAAAACACATTACACACCATCGTAGCTGCTGATGAAAACATAAACGTTAATGACTCGCTGAATCATCTTTCCGAGGCACCTGCAGTTCCCAGCAGGGCTAAGGGCAATAACACACATCATTTTGACACTTTTTCACTTTTCCTCGAGACGATCCCGGAGCACAGAAGCTTCGAGAGCGAGGACCTTACTTCAAACTTTCCCCCTGAGTTTTCGAAACGGACTGAAACCCGACAAAACAGCAAAGGTTCAACCGACTCTGAAGTTAATCCTGCAGCCTTTCACTCACTACTGACCATCTCTCCAGACCCTAGTTCCTCGGGCCTCGGCAGTTCAGCAGAAGACGATGGCCTCTCTGTCTTTTCATCCCAGTCTGACAAATTTTCTGCATCCTCTTCTGAGGAAGCTGAAAAAAGTGCCCTCCGGTTTGAGAGTTTCTCTGAGTCAGCTGTTGTAAGAAATGTCGCAACCTCAGAACCTGAAAATGGTATTGCTGGGAAGTCAGGCGATGTGTTGTTAGACGATGAAGGCCACAGGGGGACTGCTACACCTGAGGCAACTGCAGTTGCACATCCAAAGAGACGGACAGAAGAGGAAGGTAAAGAGACTTGGGCCCTCTACAGCTCCAGCCTTCTGGAGCTACAACCAGAATCCATCAGCTCCTCGCGATCTGATACGTGGGAAGGCAGCGTTTCTGGGAAGGATTTGTCTAAGGATTTCAGTGTTGGTGATGGGGAGATTCCTGGGACCACACTACCATCGTTATGCATCACAACTTCATCCCCTGATGCCACGCAGGATTTGTTGGACATATCCGACTGGAATCCTGGTTCTCCTGTACCACTGAACCTCTTTGGCGATCCCCTCAACGTCAGCTTCATCACCAACAGTCCTGGCAAAGACTTCAGCACTAATTTGTTGTCTGATCAGAGTAGCAGCAGCTTTCTACAGAGCCTGTACCTTAGCGCTGACTCTCAACAGTACCAGACCTGCGATTCTCACCCATCCTCCGaattcttcagcacagccgagctGAACGAGACGCTGCACTCTGCCAACTCAACTCTCGTTGGTGAGTTTAGCAACATTCAAACAAACAGTGCATTGGACATGGCAGCTAATATCAGCCAAAGGGGCGAGTTTGAAGGATCCCAGAGAGAACCCCCTGAGACAGGCCTCACAGTGGGGGCTGGATTACTAATCCTGCCTGCACCATCAGACTCTTGTACGAGCTGTAAACCAAAAAGCCTCAGTAAAGGAAGGGTGGAGACTCAGCATGGTGtcttagctgagatgttctctaatTGCCTGCAGAAACATAATGCTACACTACATCGCTCCAACTCTGAGGGAACCCTGGCAGGTGTCTTTGACCAGCTCCTCTTGCCCTCTTTTGGCAGTGATCCCACTTCGATGCAGGCGTCCTCCTTGTTTCAGCCAGACCCTGACCTCCCCTGTCTTACCTCCTTTGCTCCTTCTCTAACTCCTAAAAACAGTAGCTCCCCTGTAGCGCTCTCTGCCCTCTCTCCCCCTGCAAAGATTTCAGCGGCAGAGCCACTCAGGCCAACTCAAGGCACCTCACCAAAACCAGAACCAGAGGAAATCGAGCCGCGGCGGCTGAAAGcagccaaccagcagagcag CCCCCACCCAGTGAAGCCCCTGACGACTGCCATGTTGGCGGAGGAGAAGCGGTCAGTGCTGGCCACTGGCCTGGAGAAGCTCAAGTCCACCATCCATCCAGGGAGGAGCAGCCAGATCACGGAGCCGGAGACGGACAGGAAGAAG TCGCTGACAGAAGGAGCGGGCTCGTACTATCACCTGACTCACATCGAACTGGTTTCCCTGCTGGTGCAACGCGAGGCAGAGCTGGAGCACCAGAAGGCAGAGTTTGAGCGTCAGAAACTTTTGCTGGCTAAGCGGGAAGTGGAGCTGAAGAAGCTGAAGCCACAGGTCAAAGACCTGGAAGACTACATCGACACGCTGCTGGTGCGCATCATGGAGCAGAAGCCGACGCTTCTGCAAGTGCGCTCCAAGCTCAAGTGA
- the rab11fip5a gene encoding serine-rich adhesin for platelets isoform X2, whose translation MSSLTVEEDQRWAPTHVQVTVQRGRSLRGKGKHGTSDVYTIIQLGKEKYSTGVAEKTTEPEWHEECSFELQPGVLESRERSGYPAGSNELVLTVMHRALMGLDVFLGQAVIQLDKAFLETRCVKNQWYRLNSKTGKKEKERGDIQVTIQFTRNNLTASMYDLVMKDKGTSTFSKLKERMKGKRRPSDEDTSSAVLPGGYGSLYRMRQRLPSDGGGEEDYEDDEGGEVRRSKMRTFFLRGKLRKSSDTRSSTSLGSESSESSSRGGSLSPTAGISVVVSDLSNSPSNSSNFTADNSPEHPTNISPKSSSLKCEIGEVTITVPQPVVCVNGSHVYSVQPPDQGSGKPTDSLGLGLLQKSLPLSVSLQNLSTRACTDLPKGLVGEGRRWSYDRAGEEEKAAIAAALEKSGPILGVEDRAVLPKAASSSSSSKAESESQGKKQRKNLFSHGRSESGGKSQSQFKDESEQVSAATEERHKGWFGSKDPHSKPSLEVSTKLEPSTVPHPPPLPPSHHPSGPSIDSSSVVSALHHTNPFCHPQTTPPPVSPCNPFYSIQQQNPFYVDILTSQPLKTSLPPLPLLSSSRPPITQLFPQLGNPNPVLTYANPADSDTNREVLSKAEKRPLPPAAMERNEPVLKKLSYPVTSVMEPEPNWEESFDAFAAGRLQCAADLTTERRTQHYTLTDRPLERYCNENTLHTIVAADENINVNDSLNHLSEAPAVPSRAKGNNTHHFDTFSLFLETIPEHRSFESEDLTSNFPPEFSKRTETRQNSKGSTDSEVNPAAFHSLLTISPDPSSSGLGSSAEDDGLSVFSSQSDKFSASSSEEAEKSALRFESFSESAVVRNVATSEPENGIAGKSGDVLLDDEGHRGTATPEATAVAHPKRRTEEEGKETWALYSSSLLELQPESISSSRSDTWEGSVSGKDLSKDFSVGDGEIPGTTLPSLCITTSSPDATQDLLDISDWNPGSPVPLNLFGDPLNVSFITNSPGKDFSTNLLSDQSSSSFLQSLYLSADSQQYQTCDSHPSSEFFSTAELNETLHSANSTLVGEFSNIQTNSALDMAANISQRGEFEGSQREPPETGLTVGAGLLILPAPSDSCTSCKPKSLSKGRVETQHGVLAEMFSNCLQKHNATLHRSNSEGTLAGVFDQLLLPSFGSDPTSMQASSLFQPDPDLPCLTSFAPSLTPKNSSSPVALSALSPPAKISAAEPLRPTQGTSPKPEPEEIEPRRLKAANQQSSPHPVKPLTTAMLAEEKRSVLATGLEKLKSTIHPGRSSQITEPETDRKKCFQVKAVSLRIKIRHHRFSDLPASASPHVCYQHVSSALRRCLQHAGT comes from the exons GTGGTACAGGCTGAACTCTAAGACGGGAAAAAAGGAGAAGGAGCGGGGAGACATTCAGGTGACTATTCAGTTCACCAGGAACAACCTGACAGCCAGCATGTACGACCTCGTCATGAAGGACAAGGGAACCTCCACATTTAGCAAGCTAAAGGAGCGCATGAAGGGGAAGAGGAGACCCAGCGACGAGGACACCTCTTCTGCTGTCCTCCCAGGTGGATACGGGTCTCTGTACCGGATGCGCCAAAGACTGCCGAGTGACGGAGGAGGGGAGGAGGATTATGAGGACGATGAGGGGGGCGAGGTCCGGCGGAGCAAGATGAGAACCTTCTTTTTGAGGGGAAAACTGCGTAAATCATCAGACACTCGCTCCAGCACTTCTCTGGGctcagagagcagtgagtcctcaTCCCGCGGCGGGAGCCTCAGTCCCACAGCCGGTATCAGCGTAGTGGTGTCAGACCTGTCCAACTCCCCCAGCAACAGCAGCAACTTCACAGCGGACAACAGTCCAG AGCACCCAACCAACATTTCACCCAAGTCGTCCTCTCTCAAGTGTGAGATTGGCGAGGTCACCATTACAGTGCCTCAGCCtgtcgtgtgtgtgaatggaagcCATGTGTACAGCGTCCAGCCCCCGGACCAAGGCTCAGGAAAACCTACAGATTCTTTAGGCCTGGGACTGCTGCAGAAGTCGCTGCCTCTGTCTGTTTCTCTGCAGAACCTCAGCACTCGGGCCTGTACAGACCTCCCCAAGGGCCTTGTGGGAGAGGGCCGACGCTGGTCTTATGACAGGGCTGGTGAGGAGGAGAAAGCTGCCATAGCAGCAGCCCTGGAGAAAAGTGGTCCCATTCTGGGTGTCGAGGACCGGGCTGTTTTACCTAAAGCTGcttcgtcgtcttcctcctccaAGGCGGAGTCAGAGAGCCAGGGGAAAAAGCAAAGGAAGAACCTGTTCTCACATGGGCGGAGTGAGTCTGGAGGAAAGAGCCAGAGTCAGTTCAAGGACGAGTCTGAACAGGTCTCTGCTGCCACTGAGGAGAGACACAAGGGTTGGTTTGGATCCAAAGACCCACACAGCAAACCCAG CCTGGAGGTCTCCACTAAACTAGAGCCCAGCACTGTCCCCCACCCACCACCTCTTCCACCTAGCCATCACCCCTCAGGTCCCTCCATAGATTCTTCCTCTGTGGTTTCTGCACTGCACCACACTAACCCCTTCTGCCATCCACAGACCACGCCCCCTCCCGTGTCTCCCTGCAACCCGTTCTATTCCATTCAGCAGCAAAATCCTTTTTATGTAGATATACTAACTAGCCAGCCCCTAAAGACATCGCTTCCCCCTTTGCCTTTACTTTCCAGCTCGCGGCCCCCCATAACTCAACTCTTTCCACAGCtgggtaaccctaaccctgtcctgACCTACGCTAACCCCGCTGACTCTGATACTAACAGGGAAGTGCTGTCCAAAGCTGAGAAAAGACCTCTTCCTCCAGCTGCCATGGAACGGAACGAGCCTGTTCTTAAGAAGCTGTCATACCCAGTTACATCTGTCATGGAGCCTGAACCCAATTGGGAGGAATCCTTTGATGCGTTTGCGGCCGGCAGGCTGCAGTGTGCCGCTGACCTCACTACAGAACGCAGAACACAGCACTACACACTCACTGACCGTCCGCTGGAACGCTACTGCAATGAAAACACATTACACACCATCGTAGCTGCTGATGAAAACATAAACGTTAATGACTCGCTGAATCATCTTTCCGAGGCACCTGCAGTTCCCAGCAGGGCTAAGGGCAATAACACACATCATTTTGACACTTTTTCACTTTTCCTCGAGACGATCCCGGAGCACAGAAGCTTCGAGAGCGAGGACCTTACTTCAAACTTTCCCCCTGAGTTTTCGAAACGGACTGAAACCCGACAAAACAGCAAAGGTTCAACCGACTCTGAAGTTAATCCTGCAGCCTTTCACTCACTACTGACCATCTCTCCAGACCCTAGTTCCTCGGGCCTCGGCAGTTCAGCAGAAGACGATGGCCTCTCTGTCTTTTCATCCCAGTCTGACAAATTTTCTGCATCCTCTTCTGAGGAAGCTGAAAAAAGTGCCCTCCGGTTTGAGAGTTTCTCTGAGTCAGCTGTTGTAAGAAATGTCGCAACCTCAGAACCTGAAAATGGTATTGCTGGGAAGTCAGGCGATGTGTTGTTAGACGATGAAGGCCACAGGGGGACTGCTACACCTGAGGCAACTGCAGTTGCACATCCAAAGAGACGGACAGAAGAGGAAGGTAAAGAGACTTGGGCCCTCTACAGCTCCAGCCTTCTGGAGCTACAACCAGAATCCATCAGCTCCTCGCGATCTGATACGTGGGAAGGCAGCGTTTCTGGGAAGGATTTGTCTAAGGATTTCAGTGTTGGTGATGGGGAGATTCCTGGGACCACACTACCATCGTTATGCATCACAACTTCATCCCCTGATGCCACGCAGGATTTGTTGGACATATCCGACTGGAATCCTGGTTCTCCTGTACCACTGAACCTCTTTGGCGATCCCCTCAACGTCAGCTTCATCACCAACAGTCCTGGCAAAGACTTCAGCACTAATTTGTTGTCTGATCAGAGTAGCAGCAGCTTTCTACAGAGCCTGTACCTTAGCGCTGACTCTCAACAGTACCAGACCTGCGATTCTCACCCATCCTCCGaattcttcagcacagccgagctGAACGAGACGCTGCACTCTGCCAACTCAACTCTCGTTGGTGAGTTTAGCAACATTCAAACAAACAGTGCATTGGACATGGCAGCTAATATCAGCCAAAGGGGCGAGTTTGAAGGATCCCAGAGAGAACCCCCTGAGACAGGCCTCACAGTGGGGGCTGGATTACTAATCCTGCCTGCACCATCAGACTCTTGTACGAGCTGTAAACCAAAAAGCCTCAGTAAAGGAAGGGTGGAGACTCAGCATGGTGtcttagctgagatgttctctaatTGCCTGCAGAAACATAATGCTACACTACATCGCTCCAACTCTGAGGGAACCCTGGCAGGTGTCTTTGACCAGCTCCTCTTGCCCTCTTTTGGCAGTGATCCCACTTCGATGCAGGCGTCCTCCTTGTTTCAGCCAGACCCTGACCTCCCCTGTCTTACCTCCTTTGCTCCTTCTCTAACTCCTAAAAACAGTAGCTCCCCTGTAGCGCTCTCTGCCCTCTCTCCCCCTGCAAAGATTTCAGCGGCAGAGCCACTCAGGCCAACTCAAGGCACCTCACCAAAACCAGAACCAGAGGAAATCGAGCCGCGGCGGCTGAAAGcagccaaccagcagagcag CCCCCACCCAGTGAAGCCCCTGACGACTGCCATGTTGGCGGAGGAGAAGCGGTCAGTGCTGGCCACTGGCCTGGAGAAGCTCAAGTCCACCATCCATCCAGGGAGGAGCAGCCAGATCACGGAGCCGGAGACGGACAGGAAGAAG TGTTTTCAGGTGAAGGCAGTATCACTGCGTATCAAGATCAGGCACCACCgcttctctgatcttcctgcttcTGCTTCCCCACATGTGTGTTATCAACACGTCTCCAGTGCGTTGAGAAGATGCCTGCAACATGCTGGTACTTGA